The genomic interval CATAAATAAACTGGATGGATCAGAGACGAGTTGTCAATCAACCCAAAATCAAACAGTGGCAGCACTAGCGCACGCAGTCATGAATTCTGGATCCAGGGACGCTGTTTATTCCTGCATTATCATCCACTACCATTACACATACACTGCGGAGGAAACCTCAATCAACTCACAGAGTCACCGCCGGATCTCGCGGCGCCGCGGCCAGATCGAGCAGCCCACACGCAGCCGCCGGCGCCGGAAGCTACGCAGATcagttggcggcggcggcggcggcggcctcctcctcggccgcgGGCTTGAGCTGGAAGGCGGTGACGGGGAAGGCGCGGCCGAGCCCCGCGGGGGTGCGGAACACGATCTTGGTGCCCGATGGGCTGAGGACGATCTCGGAGATGGTGACCCAGATGAGGAGCTCCTTGCTCTTGACCCCGGCGAGGCTGTGCATCCGGCCGGGCTCCACGAACGCCGTCACGTCCTTGTCGTACCACACCTGCTTGCCGATGGAGTCGAAGGTGTGGGTCACGCCGGCTGCCTGGCGGAGCCACACGAAGCCCGTGGAGCGGTTGTACCCCACCTCGTCGAGGGTGGGCAGCGGGAGGAGCCCGTCGGGGAGGCCCAGCTCCACCATGAACTCGCGGGACTTGCGCGTGCACACCTCGCGCCCGGCGTGCACCTCCGCGCCCGACCGGTGGTCCTCGATCAGCTGCGACGACATCTCCGCTAGGGAGCAGGTGGTTTCTTGCTTCTTCCTGTGGCTTGGCTGTAGGCTTGGTTTTCTTGGATTTTGGATGCTTGCGGGAAGCAGGAGCAAGCCCGGTGGCGTGTTTTATAAGCGGAAGACCGGACGGGGAAAAGGGCACTCCGTTTCAACTGGGCAAACGTGTTTGCGGGCTGACGGAGACGGGATCACGGGAGGACTAAGAGCAGCGGAATCAGAGCCCTAATTTTTAATTTGGGTGTTCTGCTCTATTTTTGGATgcttcattattattattattattattattattattattattatttgcttTCACTCCAACAGCAGCACCTACATTTGGGCCCCCAAATATATTTATGTACACAATGACAAACAGGACCAGAACAGGACCAGCTCGTCATTCTCTATTTCTTCTCccctttccttcttcctccttcacGCGACAAGAGCGCAGCGCAGACGCTGCGAGCGGGGCGGAGGGAGCTGCGGGGCAGAGGGAACGGTCAACGGCGGTGGTGGACGGTCAGAGCCCGCTCCCATTGGCGGCGGAGGGAGCTGCGGACGGCTTGGAAGAGGCCCTACCGCGAGATCCGTGGCCGCGAGATCCGCAGGGTCGGAGGTAGGAGGCCGCGCTTGGGGTCGGAGGAGGCCGCGCTCGTCGTCTCCACAACGCGGACGGCTTGGCGGAGGCCACGTACAGCGTCTCCATGGCATGCTCGGCATCTCAATGGCGCGGATGGCTTGGAGCAGGCGCGTACGACGTCTCCACGGTGTGCTCGGCGTCTCCACGGCGTGGACGGCTTGGAGGAGGCCGCACTCGAGGTCGGAGGAAGGTGCGTCGGCGTTGGGCGAGGACGAGCGGGTGCGAGCACAGGGGGAAACTGACGCAACAACCGGATGGGGCCCGGGTGTTGGGCCAACGGGAATGGGGCCTGGAGGGTGAATTTGAGTGCCCAGCTAAATTTCAGGGTCCTAGTAAGGATCCTGTTggagcaattttttttttgtctaatcCCTCATA from Miscanthus floridulus cultivar M001 unplaced genomic scaffold, ASM1932011v1 fs_784_1, whole genome shotgun sequence carries:
- the LOC136533079 gene encoding uncharacterized protein; this encodes MSSQLIEDHRSGAEVHAGREVCTRKSREFMVELGLPDGLLPLPTLDEVGYNRSTGFVWLRQAAGVTHTFDSIGKQVWYDKDVTAFVEPGRMHSLAGVKSKELLIWVTISEIVLSPSGTKIVFRTPAGLGRAFPVTAFQLKPAAEEEAAAAAAAN